Proteins from a single region of Amycolatopsis sp. CA-230715:
- a CDS encoding alpha/beta fold hydrolase, giving the protein MSLVTRDVILHGHAVRFWEYLPETPPDPEDDVLVLVHGIAGSGKTWRPLLDELAARQFPYRIIVPDLLGHGETAKPRGDYGLGAFASGLRDLLLAEGHEHVTVVGHSLGGGVALQFAYQFPELCGRLVLVDSGGLGQEVTVILRATALPGTRIVLAAAANPLTMAIGRALSKAGRALGGHLAAEARELAAHWWSLADRERRIAFVTTARGVIDLRGQRASATDRLYLSSEMPTLIVWGGKDPIIPAKHGMVAQKAMPGSWFELFENAKHFPHAADPARFADALESFLAKTTPARLSRDDIRSLIVTKLAEFGYRQ; this is encoded by the coding sequence TTGAGCCTCGTCACCCGTGACGTGATCCTGCACGGTCACGCGGTCCGTTTCTGGGAGTACCTCCCCGAAACACCACCCGATCCCGAAGACGACGTGCTCGTACTGGTGCACGGCATCGCGGGCAGCGGGAAGACCTGGCGGCCGCTGCTCGACGAACTCGCCGCGCGGCAGTTCCCCTACCGGATCATCGTCCCCGATCTGCTCGGCCACGGGGAAACCGCGAAACCGCGGGGCGACTACGGCCTCGGCGCCTTCGCCAGCGGGCTGCGCGACCTCCTGCTCGCCGAGGGGCACGAGCACGTGACCGTGGTCGGGCACTCGCTCGGCGGCGGCGTCGCGCTCCAGTTCGCCTACCAGTTCCCGGAACTGTGCGGGCGGCTCGTCCTGGTCGACAGCGGCGGGCTCGGCCAGGAGGTGACCGTGATCCTGCGCGCGACCGCGCTGCCCGGCACCAGGATCGTGCTCGCCGCCGCGGCGAACCCGCTCACCATGGCGATCGGCCGAGCGCTCTCGAAGGCGGGGCGCGCCCTGGGCGGCCACCTGGCCGCGGAGGCGCGGGAACTGGCGGCGCACTGGTGGTCGCTCGCGGACCGCGAACGCAGGATCGCGTTCGTCACCACCGCGCGCGGCGTGATCGACCTGCGCGGCCAGCGCGCCAGCGCGACCGACCGCCTGTACCTGTCCAGCGAGATGCCGACCCTCATCGTCTGGGGCGGCAAGGACCCGATCATCCCGGCGAAGCACGGAATGGTGGCCCAGAAAGCCATGCCGGGAAGCTGGTTCGAACTGTTCGAAAACGCGAAACATTTTCCACACGCCGCCGATCCGGCACGTTTCGCGGACGCCCTCGAAAGCTTCCTGGCGAAAACCACGCCGGCCAGGCTGTCGAGGGACGACATCCGGTCGCTGATCGTCACCAAACTGGCCGAATTCGGCTACCGGCAGTAG
- a CDS encoding DUF6801 domain-containing protein, producing the protein MTSGRCAARATRVFAAVAAAGVLSATGAVSATAAEPTVSGAVSKPISFSCDMPLIGVKKVNAVVTVTFPDSGKVGQVIQATDFKVDAKLDGDTSQALRLIGAATVEGTAAADVDVKINDTELGVTLNGLTIPAVKVADSGESALTITGPIPGLTVKSPGQVSFAIGAKFTSKVTPKRADGTETGLGTFPMGCTLNAGQDPSLATIPVTA; encoded by the coding sequence ATGACGTCTGGTAGATGTGCTGCACGTGCCACCCGCGTGTTCGCCGCCGTCGCCGCGGCGGGAGTGCTGTCCGCGACCGGGGCCGTCTCGGCCACCGCGGCCGAGCCCACGGTGAGCGGCGCGGTCAGCAAACCGATCAGCTTCTCGTGCGACATGCCGCTGATCGGGGTCAAGAAGGTGAATGCCGTCGTCACGGTGACCTTCCCCGACAGCGGCAAGGTGGGCCAGGTCATCCAGGCCACCGACTTCAAGGTCGACGCCAAGCTCGACGGCGACACCTCCCAGGCCCTGCGGCTCATCGGCGCGGCCACCGTCGAAGGCACCGCCGCCGCCGACGTGGACGTCAAGATCAACGACACCGAACTCGGTGTCACGCTCAACGGGCTGACCATCCCGGCGGTCAAGGTCGCCGACAGCGGGGAATCCGCGTTGACCATCACCGGCCCGATCCCCGGCCTGACCGTCAAAAGCCCCGGCCAGGTTTCGTTCGCGATCGGCGCGAAGTTCACCAGCAAGGTCACGCCGAAGCGGGCGGACGGCACCGAGACCGGCCTCGGCACCTTCCCGATGGGCTGCACCCTCAACGCGGGCCAGGACCCGTCACTGGCGACCATTCCGGTCACCGCCTGA
- a CDS encoding PucR family transcriptional regulator has product MTGRRSGDLWASLPREMALVLRPHAGVISRAIVEEVRRTVPAYARPANSVTTGNVVETVELAVRHCIERIGEPGHADETWFALFRQRGRLEFGEGRTLDALQTAAMIGGRVAWRHVSAALNRSGFGLADVATTAEAIFAYVDELSVTALEGYHEASAQGVDITAQRRHQLLELIVSAPGSSKLTIAGLANAVAWPVPERFTVIALCRNEEASLPTELLPASALATVDSAEPCLLSTDPVADLRAFDGQWESWRAAVSPPVAVDEAPAALRTARRALALLGDGPVIWCQDHLATLWLLSEGFLAEELAKRSLDPFDALTEKQRERLSETLLAWLETRGGAPEVAKRLDVHPQTVRARLHQLEDLFGERLRDPDSRLDMQLALRVRQLSEQLAQAN; this is encoded by the coding sequence GTGACCGGGCGAAGAAGCGGTGACCTGTGGGCCTCGCTGCCCCGCGAGATGGCACTCGTGCTGCGTCCGCACGCGGGGGTCATTTCCCGGGCCATCGTGGAGGAGGTCCGGCGGACCGTACCCGCCTACGCGCGCCCCGCGAACAGCGTCACGACCGGCAACGTGGTGGAGACGGTCGAACTGGCGGTGCGCCACTGCATCGAGCGCATCGGCGAGCCCGGCCACGCCGACGAGACCTGGTTCGCGCTGTTCCGCCAGCGCGGCAGGCTCGAATTCGGGGAAGGCCGCACCCTCGACGCGTTGCAGACGGCGGCGATGATCGGCGGCAGGGTCGCCTGGCGGCACGTTTCGGCCGCGCTGAACCGGAGCGGGTTCGGGCTCGCCGACGTGGCGACCACCGCGGAGGCGATCTTCGCCTACGTCGACGAGCTTTCGGTGACCGCGCTCGAGGGGTACCACGAGGCGAGCGCGCAGGGCGTGGACATCACCGCGCAACGCCGTCACCAGCTGCTCGAACTGATCGTCTCCGCGCCGGGCTCGTCGAAGCTGACCATCGCGGGCCTGGCGAACGCGGTGGCGTGGCCGGTGCCGGAGCGGTTCACCGTGATCGCCCTGTGTCGGAACGAGGAAGCCAGCCTCCCCACCGAGCTGCTCCCCGCCTCCGCACTGGCCACTGTGGACAGTGCGGAACCGTGCCTGCTCAGCACCGATCCCGTCGCGGATCTCCGCGCGTTCGACGGGCAGTGGGAAAGCTGGCGGGCCGCCGTGTCCCCGCCGGTGGCGGTGGACGAGGCACCGGCCGCGCTGCGGACCGCGCGCCGCGCGCTGGCGCTGCTCGGCGACGGCCCGGTGATCTGGTGCCAGGACCACCTGGCCACCCTGTGGCTGCTCTCGGAAGGGTTCCTCGCCGAGGAACTGGCCAAGCGCAGCCTCGACCCGTTCGACGCGCTGACCGAAAAGCAACGCGAGCGCCTCAGCGAAACACTGCTCGCCTGGCTGGAAACCCGCGGCGGCGCACCGGAGGTCGCGAAACGGCTCGACGTGCACCCGCAAACCGTCCGCGCGCGCCTGCACCAGCTCGAAGACCTGTTCGGGGAACGGTTGCGCGACCCGGACTCGCGGCTCGACATGCAACTGGCGCTGCGCGTGCGACAGCTCTCGGAACAACTCGCGCAGGCGAACTGA
- a CDS encoding ATP-binding protein produces MAEGRPTTGSPHVEVTSYVGRQLEIVEAKRLLGASSLVTLTGPGGVGKTRLATRVAEAVKPAFGGSAVFVALGDLREPELLVSTVASSLGLGDRSTRSGVDVVVDNLRARRLLLVLDNCEHLIEACAWFSDALIKACPELVILATSRQSLGVVGERVLPVPPLEVPDDEDTALSTAELAKLDAVQLFADRATAVVPSFALTDDNIADVARLCRALDGLPLAIELAAVRLRSLSVRQLADRLDKRFTLLTRGYRQGPSRHETLRALTDWSHELCTMPERLLWARASVFTGSFDLDAAEAVCAGEGLPASAVLDLLDGLIDKSILVREEEDQGTARYRMLETIRQYGEERLRAHGTLTELRRRHRDWYYELAKSFEEDWFGPDQVSWIGRLVREHANLRGALDFCASSPEEAVVGLEMVRVIKEYWLIRGFNTEGRIWLGRLMDVAPDEAPGRADALWMYGFLALVQGDEHGYDTALTIADEIAERTGDDVARAYVRHVRGYAALMGNDGERSAELFRTAAESLEQHQDLAGELWSTYNYGLALSLAGELDRGRQVLRDCVDRYVAQGEVFWRSWALWSSSAAEYLFGDLEAAVRAGNDLLRLQHGIGDRAVTAFSLTVHAGCAAHLGEPVRAAKLLGAATTVWQTLGASPANYTAFIKPMERDIELVTGALGTEKAAEEFLTGTALSFEDAVRYALREDVAADAVPPVVANPLTKRENEIAELVATGMTNREIADRLVIARRTAETHVDHILGKLGFTNRTQIAAWVQRSRQN; encoded by the coding sequence GTGGCCGAGGGACGTCCGACGACGGGTTCTCCGCACGTCGAGGTGACCTCCTACGTCGGCAGGCAGCTGGAGATCGTGGAGGCGAAACGCCTGCTGGGGGCGTCTTCACTGGTCACGCTGACCGGGCCGGGCGGAGTGGGGAAGACACGGCTGGCGACCAGGGTGGCCGAGGCGGTGAAGCCCGCCTTCGGCGGCTCGGCCGTGTTCGTCGCGCTCGGTGATCTCCGCGAGCCCGAACTCCTCGTCAGCACGGTCGCGAGCAGCCTCGGCCTCGGTGACCGGTCGACCAGGTCCGGGGTGGACGTCGTGGTGGACAACCTGCGCGCCCGCAGGCTGCTGCTCGTGCTCGACAACTGCGAGCACCTCATCGAGGCGTGCGCGTGGTTCTCCGACGCGTTGATCAAGGCCTGCCCGGAGCTGGTGATACTGGCGACCAGCCGCCAGTCGCTCGGCGTGGTCGGCGAGCGGGTGCTGCCGGTGCCGCCGCTCGAAGTCCCCGACGACGAGGACACCGCGCTGTCCACCGCCGAACTGGCCAAGCTCGACGCGGTGCAGCTGTTCGCCGACCGGGCGACCGCGGTGGTGCCCTCGTTCGCGCTCACCGACGACAACATCGCCGACGTGGCGCGGCTTTGCCGGGCGCTCGACGGCCTCCCGCTGGCCATCGAACTCGCCGCGGTGCGGCTGCGGTCGCTGTCCGTCCGCCAGCTCGCCGACCGCCTCGACAAGCGGTTCACCCTGCTCACGCGCGGGTACCGGCAGGGGCCGTCGCGGCACGAAACGCTGCGCGCGCTGACCGACTGGAGCCACGAGCTGTGCACGATGCCGGAGCGGCTGCTGTGGGCGCGCGCCTCGGTGTTCACCGGCAGCTTCGACCTCGACGCCGCCGAAGCCGTCTGCGCGGGAGAGGGGCTGCCCGCCTCCGCGGTGCTCGACCTGCTCGACGGGCTGATCGACAAGTCCATCCTGGTCCGCGAGGAGGAGGACCAGGGCACCGCGCGGTACCGCATGCTCGAAACGATCCGGCAGTACGGCGAGGAACGGCTGCGCGCGCACGGAACGCTGACCGAGCTGCGGCGGCGCCACCGCGACTGGTACTACGAGCTGGCGAAGAGCTTCGAGGAGGACTGGTTCGGCCCGGACCAGGTGAGCTGGATCGGCAGGCTGGTGCGCGAGCACGCGAACCTGCGCGGCGCGCTGGACTTCTGCGCGAGCAGCCCCGAGGAAGCCGTGGTCGGGCTCGAGATGGTCCGCGTGATCAAGGAGTACTGGCTCATCCGGGGGTTCAACACCGAGGGCAGGATCTGGCTCGGCAGGCTGATGGACGTCGCGCCGGACGAGGCGCCTGGCCGCGCCGACGCCCTGTGGATGTACGGCTTCCTCGCGCTCGTGCAGGGTGACGAACACGGTTACGACACGGCGCTGACGATCGCCGACGAGATCGCGGAGCGGACCGGTGACGACGTCGCGCGCGCCTACGTCCGGCACGTGCGGGGCTACGCGGCGCTGATGGGCAACGACGGCGAGCGCTCCGCCGAACTGTTCCGCACCGCGGCGGAAAGCCTTGAGCAGCACCAAGACCTGGCCGGTGAGCTGTGGTCGACCTACAACTACGGGCTCGCGCTGAGCCTCGCCGGCGAACTGGACCGCGGGCGGCAGGTGCTGCGCGACTGCGTGGACCGCTACGTCGCGCAGGGCGAGGTGTTCTGGCGCTCGTGGGCGCTGTGGTCGAGCAGCGCCGCCGAGTACCTCTTCGGCGATCTCGAAGCCGCTGTGCGGGCGGGAAACGACCTGCTGCGCCTGCAGCACGGCATCGGCGACCGCGCGGTCACCGCGTTCTCCCTGACCGTGCACGCGGGCTGCGCCGCGCATCTCGGCGAGCCGGTGCGGGCGGCGAAGCTGCTCGGCGCCGCGACCACCGTGTGGCAGACCCTCGGCGCCTCCCCCGCCAACTACACCGCGTTCATCAAGCCCATGGAACGCGATATCGAGCTGGTGACCGGAGCGCTCGGCACGGAGAAGGCCGCCGAGGAGTTCCTCACCGGGACCGCGTTGTCGTTCGAGGACGCGGTCCGGTACGCGCTCCGCGAAGACGTGGCAGCGGACGCCGTACCGCCGGTGGTGGCGAACCCGCTCACCAAACGGGAGAACGAGATCGCCGAACTGGTCGCGACCGGGATGACGAACCGCGAGATCGCCGACCGGCTGGTGATCGCGCGGCGCACCGCCGAAACGCACGTCGACCACATACTGGGAAAGCTCGGGTTCACCAACCGCACGCAGATCGCCGCATGGGTGCAACGGTCGCGGCAGAACTGA